The nucleotide sequence TATTTTATCCCACTTGGCTCCAGGTGGACCCTTAGAACGAGAGATCGCTAAATTAAGAGGTTACGGCAACGAAGACGGGGCCAGATCTTCTTTGATCAATAACGAAGAAATAGAGATCCTAAAGCAAAAGTTACGTCTGGATAAACCGCTCCCGATTGCTTACTTATATTGGTTATGGGACGTGGCGAGTTTGGATCTGGGAGAATCCCGGTTACATTCTCGGCCTGTGAATGAACTTATCTTCGAAAAAATTCCCGTTTCTCTCACTTTCGGTCTTTCCGGATTTTTACTTTCTTATTTGATATGTATTCCATTAGGAATTCGTAAAGCGATCCAAAGCGGACAACCGTTTGATAGCGGTACCAGCATCGTAATTTTGATCGCATACTCCATCCCCGTATTCGCCCTTTCCATGTTGTTATTATATTTGTTCTCTTCCGGAGAGGTATTTTCCGTCTTTCCATTAGGTCACGAATATTCGGATAATTACGAAGACCTAGACTTTTTAGAAAAGATCATGGATAGAGCAGAGCATATGTTCTTACCGGTACTATGTTACGTTTCCGGTTCCTTTGCAATGCTTACTCTTTTGATGAAAAACTCACTTTTGGATCAGATCTCTAAGGATTATGTTCGGACTGCAATTTCCAAAGGTTTATCTTTTAAAGATGCTATTTACAAACATGCTTTTAGG is from Leptospira sp. WS58.C1 and encodes:
- a CDS encoding ABC transporter permease subunit translates to MRNYFLKRILLIVPTILGITFLVFILSHLAPGGPLEREIAKLRGYGNEDGARSSLINNEEIEILKQKLRLDKPLPIAYLYWLWDVASLDLGESRLHSRPVNELIFEKIPVSLTFGLSGFLLSYLICIPLGIRKAIQSGQPFDSGTSIVILIAYSIPVFALSMLLLYLFSSGEVFSVFPLGHEYSDNYEDLDFLEKIMDRAEHMFLPVLCYVSGSFAMLTLLMKNSLLDQISKDYVRTAISKGLSFKDAIYKHAFRNSLIPIATGFGSNLSLVLAGSLIIELVFSIDGIGLLSFQAVTERDTNLMMGLLLIQSFLSLIGNILSDLCYVIIDPRINFET